The following coding sequences lie in one Amycolatopsis cihanbeyliensis genomic window:
- a CDS encoding dihydrofolate reductase family protein produces MSELLVDFITSLDGYASGEGWPGFWGLEGPEYLAWLGEQPEVTHLMGANTYRQMSGFAAGEVPNGQDEFRAEEEASIDELTQASKVVFSSSLEEPLTWANSTLIRDDAVEAVRAMKENGSGLLSTIGSLSLCRSLLRAGLVDRFRVVMFPVITGATGAERIYDGYPDVALEMIEHRTFDGGIQLVEYKPRVLEHPPLGAPA; encoded by the coding sequence ATGTCAGAGCTTCTCGTCGACTTCATCACCTCCCTCGACGGCTACGCATCGGGAGAGGGCTGGCCCGGATTCTGGGGTCTCGAGGGCCCGGAGTACCTCGCATGGCTCGGCGAGCAGCCCGAGGTCACCCACCTGATGGGAGCGAACACCTACCGCCAGATGTCGGGCTTCGCCGCCGGCGAGGTCCCGAATGGCCAAGACGAGTTCAGGGCCGAAGAAGAGGCGTCCATCGACGAGCTCACGCAAGCATCCAAGGTGGTGTTCTCCTCCTCACTCGAGGAGCCACTGACGTGGGCCAACTCCACGCTCATCCGCGACGACGCTGTCGAGGCGGTCCGCGCCATGAAGGAGAACGGCTCGGGGCTCCTCAGCACGATCGGCAGCCTCAGCCTGTGCCGGTCCCTGCTACGAGCCGGACTCGTCGACCGCTTCCGAGTCGTGATGTTCCCGGTGATCACCGGGGCCACGGGCGCAGAACGCATCTACGACGGCTACCCGGACGTCGCCCTCGAGATGATCGAGCACCGCACCTTCGACGGCGGCATCCAGCTGGTCGAGTACAAGCCCCGTGTGCTCGAGCACCCGCCGCTCGGCGCCCCTGCGTGA
- the merA gene encoding mercury(II) reductase yields the protein MAFELAIIGSGGSAFAAAIAARRSGRSVVMVERGIVGGTCVNTGCVPSKALLAAAEARQVVLSADRFPGIRASADEVAFAELIAGKADLVAGMRQEKYTALAAEYGWEIVAGQARFGEGPALDVALAGGGTRRIEAEHYLVATGSAPWTAPVDGLEEVGYLTSTTAMELPALPESMLVVGGNYVGLEQAQLFARLGVRVDVVEMLERLAPTEEPEISAALAEIFLDEGIGVHEGTVLSQVRREDGQVVAELRDAEGATRQLRADELLLATGRTPVTGGLGLDAVGVRVGERDEIVVDERLRTDNPRIWAAGDVTGHPQFVYVAGAHGAVVVDNAFHHAERRLDYHHLPRVTFTGPQAAAAGLTEAEAQARGYDCECRVLPLGHVPRALVNRDARGLVKLVAERGTGRLLGAHVLADGAGEVIATAVYALHNQMSVYDMGELWCPYLTMAEALKLAAQTFTRDITKLSCCAA from the coding sequence ATGGCCTTCGAACTGGCGATCATCGGCTCCGGAGGCTCGGCGTTCGCCGCCGCGATCGCCGCGCGGCGATCGGGCCGTTCGGTGGTGATGGTTGAGCGCGGCATCGTGGGCGGCACGTGCGTGAACACCGGGTGTGTGCCGTCGAAGGCGTTGCTGGCCGCCGCCGAGGCCCGGCAGGTGGTCCTGTCGGCCGACCGGTTCCCGGGGATTCGGGCCAGCGCGGACGAGGTCGCCTTCGCCGAGCTGATCGCGGGGAAAGCCGACCTGGTGGCCGGGATGCGGCAGGAGAAATACACCGCGTTGGCCGCGGAGTACGGCTGGGAGATCGTCGCCGGCCAGGCCCGGTTCGGCGAGGGTCCGGCCCTGGATGTCGCGCTCGCCGGGGGAGGGACGCGCCGGATCGAGGCCGAGCATTATCTCGTCGCTACCGGCTCGGCACCGTGGACGGCGCCGGTGGACGGGCTGGAGGAGGTGGGCTACCTGACCTCGACCACCGCCATGGAACTGCCGGCTCTGCCCGAGTCGATGCTGGTGGTTGGCGGTAACTATGTCGGGCTGGAACAGGCACAACTGTTCGCACGTCTCGGGGTGCGGGTCGATGTCGTCGAAATGCTGGAGCGGCTGGCGCCGACCGAGGAACCCGAGATCTCTGCCGCACTCGCCGAGATCTTCCTGGACGAGGGGATTGGCGTGCACGAGGGCACGGTCCTCAGTCAGGTGCGTCGCGAGGACGGGCAGGTCGTGGCCGAGTTGCGCGACGCGGAGGGTGCTACCCGCCAGCTGCGGGCCGACGAGTTGCTGCTGGCCACCGGTCGCACACCGGTCACCGGCGGTCTGGGTCTGGATGCCGTGGGGGTGCGTGTCGGTGAGCGCGACGAGATCGTCGTCGATGAGCGGTTGCGCACCGATAACCCCCGGATCTGGGCGGCCGGCGATGTGACCGGGCATCCGCAGTTCGTCTACGTCGCCGGCGCGCACGGCGCGGTCGTGGTCGACAACGCCTTCCACCACGCCGAACGCAGGCTCGACTACCACCATCTGCCGCGGGTGACCTTCACCGGTCCTCAGGCCGCCGCGGCGGGGCTCACCGAGGCCGAGGCCCAGGCGCGGGGTTACGACTGCGAATGCCGGGTGCTGCCGCTGGGACACGTGCCCCGCGCGCTGGTCAACCGCGACGCCCGAGGGCTGGTCAAGCTCGTAGCCGAACGCGGCACCGGGCGGCTGCTCGGAGCCCACGTGCTCGCCGACGGCGCGGGCGAGGTGATCGCCACCGCCGTCTACGCCCTGCACAACCAGATGAGCGTCTACGACATGGGCGAACTGTGGTGCCCGTACCTGACCATGGCCGAAGCCCTCAAACTCGCCGCGCAGACCTTCACCCGCGACATCACCAAGCTTTCCTGCTGCGCCGCCTGA
- a CDS encoding DUF72 domain-containing protein: MWTHQAWPGRFLPRSLPAGERLRAYAGWCNAVEGNTTFYATPARSTVAAWAQQAGPDFRFVVKLPKVVTHERRFVGVEAEMRAFLDAIEPLGERAVLWTQLPGSFGPSDVDALGRFLRRLPADRRRAVEVRHPGFFTDAGSTSLLEGALADAGAEWVPFDTTVFFQSPPTSAAERDAWTKKPRLPRRTRALTDQPIVRYLGRDSVEETVEGWRPWTAVVADWLREGRSPTVFLHTPDNDDAPALARRFHDDVRAQVPGLDALPEPEPVEPATLF; the protein is encoded by the coding sequence ATGTGGACCCACCAGGCGTGGCCCGGGCGGTTCCTGCCGCGGTCGCTGCCGGCCGGGGAGCGCTTGCGGGCCTATGCCGGCTGGTGCAACGCGGTCGAGGGCAACACGACCTTCTACGCGACTCCCGCCCGGAGCACCGTGGCGGCGTGGGCGCAACAGGCCGGCCCCGATTTCCGGTTCGTGGTCAAGCTGCCCAAGGTCGTCACGCACGAGCGCCGGTTCGTCGGGGTCGAGGCCGAGATGCGGGCGTTCCTGGACGCGATCGAACCCCTCGGCGAACGGGCGGTCCTGTGGACCCAGTTGCCCGGCTCGTTCGGCCCTTCGGACGTCGATGCCCTCGGCCGCTTCCTGCGCCGGCTCCCCGCCGACCGCCGGCGCGCCGTGGAGGTGCGCCATCCCGGGTTCTTCACCGATGCCGGCTCGACCTCGCTGCTGGAGGGAGCGCTCGCCGACGCAGGCGCGGAGTGGGTGCCGTTCGACACCACGGTCTTCTTCCAGAGCCCGCCGACCAGTGCGGCCGAGCGGGATGCCTGGACCAAGAAACCGCGGCTGCCGCGCCGGACGCGGGCACTGACCGACCAGCCGATCGTGCGCTACCTGGGCCGGGACTCGGTCGAGGAGACGGTCGAGGGGTGGCGGCCGTGGACCGCGGTGGTCGCCGACTGGCTGCGCGAGGGCCGGTCACCGACCGTTTTCCTGCACACCCCCGACAACGACGACGCACCGGCACTCGCCCGCAGGTTCCACGACGACGTGCGAGCGCAGGTGCCCGGCCTCGACGCACTGCCCGAGCCGGAGCCGGTCGAGCCCGCCACCCTATTCTGA
- a CDS encoding alpha/beta fold hydrolase: MPEPIPAQAPAREGFLDVPGARLWFWDTGGTGPAVVLVHPGSGSALSWPYQQPVFARAGYRVIAYSRRGHYNSSPPAPGNPGVGATDLHALVEHLGLRRFHLLGAALGGYYATDYALLHPGRLLSLVILSSFMGISDPEYLRVTERLRPPGFGDMPHDFLELSPYYRAANEEGNRQWKEISDRSLGGHSVEIQELSEPIDWPRLETLSVRTLLIAGDADLYLPPPILRMIAAHLPDAGTLVYSKVGHSANWERPSEFNRDVLRFWRGTRFPRESCR; encoded by the coding sequence GTGCCCGAGCCGATCCCGGCCCAGGCGCCCGCCAGGGAAGGCTTCCTGGACGTGCCCGGCGCGCGGCTGTGGTTCTGGGACACCGGTGGCACCGGACCCGCCGTCGTACTCGTGCACCCGGGCAGCGGTAGCGCCCTGTCGTGGCCTTACCAGCAACCGGTGTTCGCCCGCGCCGGCTACCGGGTGATCGCGTACTCACGGCGCGGGCACTACAACTCCAGCCCGCCTGCGCCGGGCAACCCGGGTGTGGGCGCCACGGACCTGCACGCCCTGGTCGAGCATCTCGGGCTGCGTCGGTTCCACCTGCTCGGGGCGGCGCTGGGCGGTTACTACGCGACGGACTACGCGCTGTTGCACCCCGGGCGGCTGCTCAGCCTCGTCATCCTGAGCAGCTTCATGGGTATCTCCGACCCGGAGTACCTACGGGTCACCGAACGGCTGCGGCCGCCGGGTTTCGGCGATATGCCGCACGACTTCCTCGAGTTGAGCCCGTACTACCGCGCGGCGAATGAGGAGGGCAACCGGCAGTGGAAGGAGATCTCCGATCGCTCGCTGGGTGGGCACTCGGTGGAGATCCAGGAGCTGTCCGAGCCGATCGACTGGCCTCGGCTGGAGACCCTCTCCGTGCGGACGCTGCTCATCGCCGGCGACGCCGACCTGTACCTGCCGCCACCGATCCTGCGGATGATCGCTGCCCACCTGCCGGATGCCGGCACGCTGGTGTACAGCAAGGTCGGGCACTCCGCGAACTGGGAGCGACCGTCGGAGTTCAACCGCGACGTGCTGCGGTTCTGGCGCGGCACCCGGTTCCCCCGCGAGTCCTGCCGCTGA
- a CDS encoding pentapeptide repeat-containing protein, which produces MTDRHAEMFARLGSEQVADRVATIRELETLLSGQNGGHDAIVDRLVEFVRGNVAHPWLNRMAPMMLWKRAAVRPAPDVQAALSVVARRTSEQWLDLRRLDLRGADLSEARFAHARLAESDLHDAYLGGVDLFRANIGRAFLARANLSDANLTYATMNSSTLREANLRGARLSHTYLRGADLTGADCEGAELQYADVYGSELEETRLANANLSYALFERATLERADLRSAQVSYASLTGANMKNARLNDAILHFAELKNAELVEADLTGAHLGNAHLDRTNLSYARLTGADLRLATLVRARARYANLRGARLTGARLGVADLERADLRDANLSDTYMFRTRLRDADLAGARLDAADMWEVDLTGAWGLTAEQLSTAWIHKSVRLDPELAEHPVVKARIDETEHRFD; this is translated from the coding sequence GTGACGGATCGGCATGCGGAGATGTTCGCGCGACTAGGGTCCGAACAGGTGGCGGACCGTGTCGCGACGATACGGGAGCTGGAAACGCTGCTGTCCGGGCAAAACGGCGGACACGACGCGATCGTGGACAGGCTCGTCGAGTTCGTGCGCGGGAACGTCGCGCACCCGTGGCTCAATCGTATGGCGCCGATGATGCTGTGGAAGCGCGCCGCGGTACGCCCTGCGCCCGACGTGCAGGCCGCGTTGTCCGTGGTCGCGCGGCGCACGAGTGAACAATGGCTCGACCTGCGTCGGCTCGACCTGCGCGGGGCCGACCTGAGCGAGGCGCGGTTCGCCCATGCCAGACTCGCCGAGTCCGACCTGCACGACGCGTACCTCGGCGGCGTCGACCTGTTCCGTGCCAACATCGGCCGGGCCTTCCTGGCGCGGGCGAACCTGTCGGACGCCAACCTCACGTACGCGACGATGAACAGCTCCACCCTGCGCGAGGCGAACCTGCGTGGCGCACGACTGTCGCACACGTATCTCCGCGGCGCCGATCTCACCGGTGCCGACTGTGAAGGCGCCGAGCTTCAGTACGCCGACGTCTACGGATCCGAACTCGAGGAAACCCGACTGGCGAACGCCAACCTGTCCTACGCCCTGTTCGAACGCGCCACACTGGAGCGTGCGGACCTGCGCAGTGCGCAGGTGTCCTACGCGTCGCTGACCGGCGCGAACATGAAGAATGCCCGGCTGAATGACGCGATCTTGCACTTTGCCGAGCTGAAGAACGCGGAACTCGTCGAGGCGGATCTGACCGGGGCCCACCTCGGCAACGCGCACCTCGATCGCACGAACCTGTCGTACGCGCGACTCACCGGCGCGGACCTACGACTCGCGACGCTCGTGCGTGCCAGGGCCCGGTACGCGAACCTGCGTGGTGCCCGGCTCACCGGCGCCCGCTTGGGGGTGGCGGACCTCGAGCGCGCCGACCTCCGCGACGCCAACCTGAGCGACACCTACATGTTCCGGACGCGACTGCGCGACGCCGACCTTGCCGGCGCCCGGCTGGACGCCGCCGACATGTGGGAGGTTGACCTGACCGGAGCCTGGGGGCTGACGGCCGAACAACTGAGCACGGCGTGGATCCACAAGTCCGTCCGGTTGGACCCCGAGCTGGCCGAACACCCGGTGGTCAAGGCGCGGATCGACGAGACAGAGCACCGGTTCGACTGA
- a CDS encoding helix-turn-helix domain-containing protein — protein sequence MVVVEPTLTPKVSAALLVVNLGVPFRIRAGADIETAEYADGCVVTMPTRAWEFGYPLRTRSVGVHVKPWGLAPFLPMPAAELCDRPVTVEQVWGRPAIAELRDRLATAERPHEMLMLLEEELMRRLCETAGLGLVRHTSSVIAATSGAVPVGDVRVAAGVSSTHLAQRFKELVGVTPKRLARTYRFFVTVFAIKFAGPIDWGDLAGGAGYFDQAHFGHEFRAFTGLTPTRYVDVRRRFLREHPGHALDSWPLPAD from the coding sequence ATGGTGGTGGTCGAGCCGACGTTGACGCCGAAGGTGTCGGCGGCGTTGCTCGTCGTCAACCTTGGGGTGCCGTTCCGCATCCGCGCCGGCGCCGACATCGAGACGGCTGAGTACGCCGACGGCTGCGTGGTCACCATGCCCACCCGGGCGTGGGAGTTCGGCTACCCACTTCGGACCCGGTCCGTCGGCGTGCACGTCAAGCCGTGGGGGCTGGCGCCGTTCCTGCCGATGCCCGCGGCCGAGCTGTGTGACCGGCCGGTGACGGTAGAGCAGGTGTGGGGTCGGCCCGCCATTGCTGAGCTGCGGGACCGGCTGGCCACGGCGGAGCGACCGCACGAGATGCTGATGCTGCTCGAGGAGGAGCTGATGCGACGGCTGTGCGAGACCGCCGGCCTGGGGCTGGTCCGCCACACGAGCAGTGTCATCGCGGCGACCAGCGGGGCGGTGCCGGTCGGCGACGTGAGGGTGGCAGCCGGTGTCAGCAGCACTCATCTGGCACAGCGGTTCAAGGAGCTCGTCGGCGTCACGCCGAAGCGGCTGGCCCGCACCTACCGCTTCTTCGTCACCGTGTTCGCGATCAAATTCGCCGGACCGATCGACTGGGGCGACCTCGCCGGTGGCGCAGGCTACTTCGACCAGGCCCACTTCGGCCATGAGTTCCGGGCGTTCACCGGGCTCACGCCGACCCGGTACGTCGACGTCCGGCGGCGGTTCCTGCGCGAACATCCCGGCCACGCGCTGGACAGCTGGCCGTTGCCGGCCGATTGA
- a CDS encoding radical SAM protein, translated as MADQKRDRDEVFVEYTKSICPVCKVVVDAQVNIRENKVYLRKRCKQHGPFEALVYGDAQAYLSSARFNKPGTIPLTFQTEVKDGCPSDCGLCPEHKQHACLGIIEVNTNCNLDCPICFADSGHQPDGYSITPAQCDRMLDVFVASEGEAEVVMFSGGEPTIHKNILDFIDLAQGKPIRNVNLNTNGIRLATDRRFVAALGERNGRAGKSINIYLQFDGFDERTHREIRGKDLRERKRQALDNCAEAGLTVTLVAAVERGLNEHELGDIVEFGLGHPAVRSVSFQPVTHSGRHVEFDPLTRLTNSDVLELIARQRPDWFRTEDFFPVPCCFPTCRSITYLLTEGTPGEPGFGVVPIPRLLRVEDYLDYVSNRVVPDYAIREALEKLWSASAFPGTETTEERLRATAEALDCADACGVNLPGALADLTERAFMIVVQDFQDPYTLNVKQLMKCCVEEITPDGRLIPFCAYNSVGYREQVRAQQSGVKVADVVPNAIELQPLVVDSPYGSKVASGPDAAGSDNGNGDGARPLAPDSTNVGRRAVEP; from the coding sequence GTGGCGGATCAGAAGCGGGATCGGGACGAGGTGTTCGTCGAGTACACCAAGAGCATCTGCCCGGTGTGCAAAGTGGTGGTGGACGCGCAGGTCAACATCCGCGAGAACAAGGTGTACCTGCGCAAACGCTGCAAGCAGCACGGGCCGTTCGAGGCGCTGGTGTACGGGGACGCGCAGGCGTACCTGTCCTCGGCGCGGTTCAACAAACCGGGCACGATCCCGCTGACCTTCCAGACCGAGGTGAAGGACGGCTGCCCCTCGGACTGCGGCCTGTGCCCGGAGCACAAGCAGCATGCCTGTTTGGGCATTATCGAGGTCAACACGAACTGCAACCTGGACTGCCCGATCTGTTTCGCCGACTCCGGTCACCAGCCGGACGGCTACTCCATCACGCCTGCGCAGTGTGATCGGATGCTGGATGTGTTCGTGGCCTCGGAGGGTGAGGCGGAGGTGGTGATGTTCTCCGGTGGGGAGCCCACCATCCACAAGAATATTCTCGACTTCATCGATCTGGCCCAGGGCAAGCCGATCCGCAACGTCAACCTGAACACCAACGGGATCCGGCTGGCCACGGACAGGCGGTTCGTGGCCGCGTTGGGGGAGCGCAACGGCCGGGCGGGAAAATCGATCAATATCTACCTGCAGTTCGACGGGTTCGACGAGCGCACCCACCGGGAGATCCGGGGGAAAGACTTGCGGGAGCGCAAGCGGCAGGCGCTGGACAACTGTGCCGAGGCGGGGTTGACGGTGACCCTGGTGGCCGCGGTGGAGCGCGGGTTGAACGAGCACGAGCTGGGCGACATTGTCGAGTTCGGGCTGGGGCATCCTGCGGTGCGGTCGGTGTCGTTCCAGCCGGTGACCCATTCCGGGCGGCATGTGGAGTTCGACCCACTCACCCGGCTGACCAACTCCGATGTGCTGGAACTGATCGCGCGGCAGCGGCCGGACTGGTTCCGTACCGAGGACTTTTTCCCGGTACCGTGCTGCTTCCCGACCTGCCGCTCGATCACCTACCTGCTGACCGAGGGAACCCCGGGCGAGCCGGGTTTCGGGGTGGTGCCCATCCCCAGGTTGCTGCGAGTGGAGGACTACCTGGACTACGTGTCCAACCGGGTGGTGCCCGACTACGCGATCCGGGAGGCGCTGGAGAAGCTGTGGAGCGCCTCGGCATTCCCTGGCACCGAAACCACCGAGGAGCGGTTGCGGGCCACCGCAGAGGCGCTGGACTGTGCCGACGCGTGCGGGGTGAACCTCCCGGGTGCGCTGGCCGATCTGACCGAGCGGGCGTTCATGATCGTGGTGCAGGACTTCCAGGACCCCTACACGCTCAACGTCAAGCAGCTGATGAAGTGCTGCGTCGAGGAGATCACCCCGGACGGCCGGCTGATCCCGTTCTGTGCCTACAACTCCGTCGGGTACCGGGAACAGGTGCGGGCGCAGCAGTCCGGGGTCAAGGTCGCTGACGTGGTGCCGAACGCGATCGAGCTGCAACCCCTCGTCGTGGACTCGCCGTACGGCTCCAAGGTCGCGAGCGGGCCGGACGCGGCGGGCAGCGACAACGGCAATGGCGACGGTGCCCGACCCCTCGCCCCGGACAGCACCAACGTCGGGCGCCGGGCGGTCGAGCCATGA
- a CDS encoding ArsR/SmtB family transcription factor has protein sequence MSETTGIAAGTGLLGEGDEVGTVAKFFRALGDPSRLRLLEFLLDGEHSVSDCVAHIGLSQGRVSTHLACLADCGYVQARRAGRWCYYRVADPRVAELVTLARALAADNCAALATCERIDGPETAPRRN, from the coding sequence ATGAGCGAGACCACGGGCATCGCCGCCGGTACCGGGCTGCTGGGCGAGGGGGACGAGGTCGGCACGGTGGCGAAGTTCTTCCGCGCCCTGGGTGATCCAAGCAGGCTGCGGCTGCTGGAGTTCCTGCTCGACGGCGAGCACAGTGTCAGCGACTGCGTGGCCCACATCGGGCTGTCCCAAGGGCGAGTATCGACCCACCTGGCATGTCTGGCCGACTGCGGCTACGTCCAGGCCCGCCGCGCAGGCCGGTGGTGCTACTACCGAGTGGCCGACCCGCGAGTCGCCGAACTGGTGACGCTGGCCCGCGCGCTGGCCGCGGACAACTGCGCTGCCCTGGCCACTTGCGAGCGCATCGACGGCCCCGAGACCGCGCCGAGGCGAAACTGA
- the merB gene encoding organomercurial lyase MerB, giving the protein MTTERDRLAATVEAVFGCERNTAHGWHGAPLLRLLAHGEPVEVENLAEAYGRPVHEVRQALAEVPDIEYDEHGRIVGAGLTLRPTPHRFEINGHVLYTWCAMDTLIYPRLLAQPARVTSPCHATGTPIRLTVDDTGVTSADPVTAVVSLVTPDDLTSVRTAFCNHVHFFASSVTARPWLDRHSEAAVLPIAEAYDLGQRVAPPETTTPPS; this is encoded by the coding sequence ATGACCACCGAACGCGACCGGCTTGCGGCCACAGTGGAAGCAGTGTTCGGCTGCGAACGGAACACCGCCCACGGCTGGCACGGTGCGCCACTGCTGCGGCTACTGGCCCACGGCGAACCCGTCGAGGTCGAGAACCTGGCTGAGGCTTACGGTCGGCCGGTGCACGAGGTACGGCAAGCGCTTGCCGAGGTACCGGACATCGAGTACGACGAGCACGGCCGGATCGTCGGCGCCGGTCTCACCCTGCGCCCCACCCCGCACCGGTTCGAGATCAACGGGCACGTGCTCTACACCTGGTGCGCCATGGATACCCTCATCTACCCGCGGCTTCTCGCCCAGCCGGCCCGGGTCACCTCCCCGTGCCATGCCACCGGAACACCCATCCGCCTCACGGTCGATGACACCGGCGTGACCAGCGCTGATCCCGTCACCGCCGTCGTCTCGCTGGTCACGCCGGACGACCTCACCTCCGTGCGCACCGCCTTCTGTAATCACGTGCACTTCTTCGCCAGCTCCGTGACGGCGCGGCCGTGGCTTGACCGGCACTCCGAAGCGGCTGTGCTCCCCATCGCTGAGGCGTACGACCTCGGCCAACGGGTCGCCCCGCCAGAGACTACGACCCCGCCGTCCTGA
- a CDS encoding M20/M25/M40 family metallo-hydrolase, producing the protein MGHERPERRLSSRRAFLATSATAAAGASLLGQAPAVAEPAFGGPGRRVRPQRPDAELRAILREFDARRMSAIVHRLAAFGTRHTLSAQDDPRRGIGAARDWIHRTMRRHAAASNGRMTVELQSYLQPPAPRIPVPTRITNVIATLRGTGSSDRVYVVSGHYDSRVSDPLDATSDAPGAGDDASGVAVVLEMARVLATREPEATLVFAAVAGEEQGLYGSRHMAERFTETGTDVQAMFTNDIVGSSTAEDGTRDPRTVRLFAEGVPTAETPEEAEIRRAVGGENDSPPRQLARFVRDVAENRATGMSVRVIYRRDRYLRGGDHIPFLEQRYPAARFTEPAENYAHQHQDVRVEDGVQYGDLPSFCDFGYIARVAKVSAATLWSLAVAPGTPSGARIRTDRLTNDTDLLWQRGTEVDLAGYEVLWRETTSPEWTHVIDVGDVTEVTVPLSKDNVFFGVRAVDRSGHRSPVAFPTPLR; encoded by the coding sequence ATGGGACACGAACGGCCCGAACGCCGGTTGTCCAGCCGGAGGGCTTTCCTTGCCACCTCCGCCACCGCCGCCGCGGGTGCTTCTCTGCTCGGGCAGGCGCCCGCCGTGGCCGAGCCGGCCTTTGGCGGGCCCGGCCGGCGGGTCCGGCCGCAGCGTCCCGATGCCGAACTGCGCGCCATCCTGCGCGAGTTCGACGCGCGGCGGATGTCCGCGATCGTGCACCGGCTGGCCGCCTTCGGCACCCGGCACACCCTGTCCGCCCAAGACGACCCGCGACGCGGCATCGGCGCGGCCAGAGACTGGATCCACCGCACGATGCGACGCCACGCCGCCGCGTCGAACGGAAGGATGACGGTCGAACTCCAGTCCTACCTCCAGCCGCCGGCGCCGCGTATCCCGGTACCGACCCGGATCACCAACGTGATCGCCACCCTGCGCGGTACCGGATCGTCGGACCGGGTCTACGTGGTCAGCGGTCACTACGACTCGCGAGTCTCCGATCCACTCGATGCCACCAGCGACGCTCCCGGCGCCGGTGACGACGCCTCCGGGGTGGCCGTGGTGCTGGAAATGGCCAGGGTGCTGGCCACCCGGGAGCCGGAGGCGACGCTGGTGTTCGCCGCCGTGGCCGGCGAGGAGCAGGGACTCTACGGTTCGCGGCACATGGCCGAGCGGTTCACCGAAACGGGAACCGACGTGCAGGCGATGTTCACCAACGACATCGTGGGCAGCAGCACAGCCGAGGACGGCACCCGCGATCCCCGTACGGTGCGGCTGTTCGCCGAGGGTGTGCCCACAGCCGAAACCCCGGAGGAGGCGGAGATCCGCCGCGCGGTCGGTGGGGAGAACGACTCCCCACCGCGCCAGCTGGCCCGGTTCGTGCGCGACGTCGCGGAGAACCGGGCCACCGGGATGTCGGTGCGGGTGATCTACCGCCGCGACCGCTACCTGCGCGGCGGCGATCACATCCCCTTCCTGGAACAGCGCTACCCGGCCGCGCGGTTCACCGAGCCAGCCGAGAACTACGCGCACCAGCACCAGGACGTCCGGGTCGAGGACGGGGTCCAGTACGGTGACCTCCCTTCGTTCTGCGACTTCGGCTACATCGCCAGGGTCGCCAAGGTGAGCGCCGCGACCCTGTGGTCGCTCGCTGTCGCGCCGGGGACACCGAGCGGCGCCCGGATTCGTACCGACCGGCTGACCAATGACACGGACCTGCTCTGGCAACGCGGTACCGAGGTCGACCTCGCCGGGTACGAGGTGCTGTGGCGGGAAACCACCAGTCCTGAGTGGACACATGTGATCGACGTCGGGGACGTCACCGAGGTGACCGTTCCGCTGTCGAAGGACAACGTGTTCTTCGGGGTGCGGGCCGTCGACCGGTCCGGTCATCGCAGCCCGGTCGCCTTCCCCACGCCGCTGCGTTAG
- a CDS encoding heavy-metal-associated domain-containing protein: MGRVELDVRGMECGACEQRVAAVLKRVDGVRTATADHTSGRVEVSVGAKLPGRDVQVERIEAAGFEVVEEAMP, encoded by the coding sequence ATGGGCAGGGTGGAGCTCGACGTGCGGGGCATGGAGTGCGGCGCGTGTGAACAGCGGGTGGCCGCGGTGCTGAAACGCGTGGACGGGGTGCGTACGGCGACCGCCGATCACACCTCCGGCCGGGTGGAGGTCAGCGTGGGCGCGAAGCTACCCGGCCGGGACGTGCAGGTGGAACGGATCGAGGCGGCAGGCTTCGAGGTGGTCGAGGAGGCTATGCCATGA
- a CDS encoding lipase family protein yields the protein MANYHGMLDEVVPFPQNKQAVEEWCSRGASVEVTWVPLAEHVLGVAPWYLAGYAFLNDRFAGKPAVNDCGTVTNS from the coding sequence GTGGCGAACTACCACGGGATGCTCGACGAAGTAGTCCCCTTCCCGCAGAACAAACAGGCGGTCGAAGAATGGTGCTCCCGGGGTGCCTCCGTCGAGGTGACCTGGGTGCCGCTGGCCGAACACGTTTTGGGCGTAGCCCCCTGGTACCTCGCCGGATACGCGTTCCTCAACGACCGATTCGCAGGCAAACCCGCCGTCAACGACTGCGGCACGGTCACCAACAGCTGA
- a CDS encoding tyrosine-type recombinase/integrase: MATRLGIDTHLHTLRHYSATELLSAGIDLRTVAGRLGHGGGGATTLRVYAAWVAASDRKAAKILGSRLHKPTSFRQSNPKESQKS; this comes from the coding sequence ATGGCAACACGCCTCGGCATAGACACCCACCTACACACGCTACGCCACTACAGCGCAACCGAACTGCTCTCCGCCGGAATCGACCTACGTACCGTCGCCGGACGCCTCGGCCACGGCGGAGGCGGCGCCACAACCCTCCGCGTATACGCTGCCTGGGTCGCTGCCAGTGATCGTAAAGCTGCTAAGATACTCGGTTCGCGACTACACAAACCAACATCGTTCAGGCAAAGTAATCCTAAAGAGAGCCAGAAATCTTAG